Within Topomyia yanbarensis strain Yona2022 chromosome 2, ASM3024719v1, whole genome shotgun sequence, the genomic segment atcatatattaattcaaatgtttacacacgttttttaagtatttttgttcgagcatggatgtctgttctctgtgccttttcttattctatttgttgcttcaaCTGTTTGCTCTAGTAACATTTATACagtgtttttttacaatttcatgcagttAATTTGCAATTTCAATTTCGGCCTGAAAAAATGTCTGCTAACAAAAAGAAGCTATCAAGTTGGTTCGATGCATTAGTACACCTAAAAAATAATTCATACCAAGGACttgcatatacatacacacttagTTGAACCCAGCCAAATCCCTGCACTGTCGAGTAATAAGTAACTATAAAATTCTCGATTTTTCGAGACAAAAATATCGATTGTAAGAAACAACGAAATCTCGATTcaatgacaattttgaaacaaaaatcgattttaccagataaatttttttaagttaacaacatcgattttgaaaaattcgttTCTACATCGCCCATTCCTATTTCGAAGTATGTGCCTATCTGTGGACTATAAAGTCCCTGGAATAACATATGATTATTACATTGGCGACAACTGTACTCGTAAATCTTTCAAGCGAGAAAATAGTGTTTCGGTATATTCCAATCGAGATGTTTTCATATATTATGGTTTAGAAGCAATAACAACagcaaatttattttgttgttttatatctactgagttttcaGCATGTGAAACCAACGATTTGCAGTTTTTCAATGTTAAAGCAAATACAAATAAAAGCTTGCCAAATCATACGCGCCCTTGTTTACGTAAATTTACCTTTCAATTCAAAATGGTCTGTTTACTtattgaacacaagagaaaatttttgttcgagCGATGCTGTAAACTTTTGACACCAGAATTGTTTCCATAGACCATTTGCCAAATGGTATGGCAAATAAATCAAAgagattgccaccttagaattataaatggcttcaatccatcattcagttaccaccactttcatatGACACTCATTTTTACGTGTCTAAAAGTTTTGTGACATCCGTAAGTCCTCATCTTGGATACAAAAACGTCTACAATCATTAgtttttgaaattagtaaattgtctaatttaaaatttccgaaTCTATAAAAGGCTAGTGTAGTCTTTGTACAGactattcagcagcctagacctttcggtacatcggtgaaatcttaagcattcgatcTTCGGATCCAGGCACGTGATAtgaccacagacaaacagacataacacatTGAACAAAAATCCGATATTTCTAtcgatcaccttttttaaaccaTTCTTACTTGTCACTAGCGCTATCTATCGTGATTCCTGCTCAACTTCTTTGCTTACCTCATCGAAGATAGCGATGCTGGTTTCGTCACATTTGGCAGGTAAAAGCTTCtcgacgaaagtttgtttgtctAAAAGCTACGTACAACTTTACTTCCGAAAATAAACTTAACGGTTGCTACACCAACGAATCGAAGGTTCAATTTAAATGTTCCCTTAGTTGAAGTTTTTTATTATCGCGTTGCATTCTCATCTGAAGCCAGCATTGTATGTGCTGGGGAATCTCATTTTTATGCCCAATCTACCTACAGCAAGATATTGCAGTTTTTATCCGCTTCGCATAGCTCAGAACTTACATTGCCGAAAAGCATAATTTCGCCCGCAATATGAATTGTTCGCAATGATCAGGGGGTTATCCGAAACATTTTCAGTCTCTACTTAACCCCCCGGAGgttgcgcaaatggctcactgaacgagcagccgctggtgtcctaagacgatttcgctggattttcagagtgacgtgcactcagtgcacaaGCACGAGTGCCGAAAGGTTAACCAACATCTATTTCTAAAGTACCACAATCCGAAAGTAAACTTCAAACAAGGACTAATCAGCAAATAAGCAATAACACATGTGACTTTTTTCTCTGTTTTTAGGGTAGGTTCCTGCAACATATACACATATATTTGACGGTAAACGTATTTGACAATATGACTATGCTATGATATAAGTTGGTTAGATAAACACAAATGCatgtttatataaataaaaataggtctttatttatgtttaaattaagttatacaataataaacgAGGTAATACTAAATGTTAAACGTCTAATCCATCTTTATTCGGGCAAATTGATACGAATAGCTTTACGGTTTCTCTTTCTTGTCGTTAAGGTTCGTTTAGatcgtattttttgtttcaattcagTTTTGGCTTCCCTTAAAAAGCATTGTATTAGCGTGTTGAAAATTTTATCAACCAAGACATCGTAACATTGCTGACAGACGTACGCTTCATACTGATCGAAACTAAGATACTACTTTAACCGTGTTTTCACATTCTGCCGATTTTGGTATAGGAACTTTTTAAACTTTTGCTTGAACACGGTGAATGCTTGGAATCCTATATTGTAGAGTACGGTGCTCGGAAGCGTTGTTGCATTTTTTATCCTGCAGAAAATATACAGTGAGCTGTTCTTATCTACCTCGCTGGGTTCAATAGAGAGGTGTTTGCGACATTTTTTGTGCTGAATCTTTGCAGCCGCAGCACCGATGATGTACATCAATCCGTTAAGTTCTCTTCGAGAATATTTCTTTGCGTTTGAATCCAATGGCTTGAACTTGTAATCAAAATGTTGTTGGACTGTTGACTCTATATCATTTTCTTCAAGCAGTATATTCGCGTCGTCCTTTTCGCAATTTGTCCCAGAAGTGTTGTCGGAAGATAGATCTTCGTTTGCAGAAATAGCTGCGTACTTGAAAGCGGCAGCGAACTGATAGGCATTAAGAGCATCATTTCGTCCGCATCGTCTTCTTATTTCAGAAAACAAGTTTTCTACCACATCCTGATACAAAAAGTTAGTGCACAAGTACTCGAACCCGAACTCATGTTTCAGCTTGTTCCATAACCAACGAATAGCATATATGTTTCCGATGAAACCGTCGATGTAATTTGGTTTGCGTTGCTTCACAGTTAACGACTTGGCTTCTTTAGAGGTCTAAAATTCCATTATTTGATGAATCAGCCATGAAATTTTTATATGTAACATACCTGTTTAATGTTGAAACATGAACTTTTGGTATAGTACATATCTTTCAGAACCTTCTCAGCATAGTCTAAGAAAGCCCAGTGGCATGTTTCATCGGATATTGCAGCACGATAAGGCTGTAAatgaaattgttatttttcgctgaactatgcttaaatatttgtattttaCCTTGGAGTTTTGGCCAATAGTTTTAGAGTTGAAGGTATCGAATAGCATATCATGGAAGCTTGCAAATGATGCTGTTACAAGAGCCGATTTCGGAAGCTTTGTACATAAAACTCTATCCCTTTTGCTACAGATTCGCTCAAGGTTCTTGTTGCTTGAGCAACGTTCATTGCCGTAAAAGGCGCGAGTTTTATATATCTTTCCACAAGTTTTGGAACCATCCTCGGTATAGAAACTCGATCTATTTCATACAATTTAGCTATATTGGTGAAAGATGCGATTTTGCCTTCGAAAACTGCGTTGTGTTTAAGAAGCATGTTTTTTGAACTTTTAATTAAATGTGGTGAGTCGAACATAACTGCTATATTGTATCCATCTACGTTCATTATTGGCTTCGTTCGTGTTACTCCTGCTTCCTTAGCCATCTTTATGGGTGTAGACCGTAAATATTGAGCGATTTTACGATCTTCTCAACAACAAGAAGCTGTTTGTCACTGCCCAGAGTATTATGCGCCAACAAGAAACCAATACCCTGTAATTTTAGACATTATTGcaaaaatgcataatttttaACAAACCATTTACCTGCTTGAACCGTTTGCCTTGCTCTTTTCCGATTCTTGTTGTTGACCAACGGTTAGGCTCCAAAGTGCTAATCCCAGATATCATTATAGCTATGGCCTCAGTTGCAAGAATCAATGgattgttttttttcaatttttttcttgacCCCGTCGCAGGGAAAACCAACAAATGTGTCAGTTTTGGCGTTGTACACCAACTCTGGCTTGATAGCCATGCCATCGAAAGAAACAACAGTTGCCTTTTCTTTTTTTGAGCATGTTTCTAATTTTGTCGCAATCCGACGCAAGATTTGCATGTTCAATCCAGGTTCTAGAGGAATGCTCGAGTTCCAACGATTGACGGTCATTTTGCAAGGTAGCTTCAATACTTCCGACCGTTAATGTACCTAAATGCAGCAGGTCCTGCCAAATATGCTCCAATGGCAAATTTTTTGGTCTCCTGGTTATAACGGTGCCCTTTTGacttcttagaagtattttgaAGGCTATTGTGCAGTACCTTATTCCTTTTAAGATGATCCAACAGTTTCGCATCTTTCCCTGTTTTCTTCTTCAAAAGAGTAACTTCCGTCTTCAACGCGTTAAGTTTCTTTTGTCTCGAACGCATGGACCTTAGACGCCACGCACATTTGCGTTTTGCTTCACGTACTTCTCTGTTCAGGTGTTTTACTTTTGAACGTAATTTCGAACATTTGTTCTTTTCGGAAATGAAAAGTGACTTATAATATTCTGCAGTCACCTCTGCTGTTATGTCATCATAATGTCAAATTTCGCAATTAGTGTCGCATaccataatgtattttgtgacTCACCTGTAACATATGCCTCTGTATTGAAATTATGCTCAGTTTCGACTAGGCGATAAACTTCTGCTGCAGATTGATCAtcatttgttataaaatcgatCTGGCCATCTGCCTCTGTGTTTAGCTCCACGTTATTGAACACATTAGCATCGTGTGGTTCATCTGCAGAAATTTCTGCGATCTCATCTAAACGCTCCATCTCATCCACGAAACAATATTTTGCAGTCGTTTTCTGCCCATGCATTGGAACTTCCAATGGATCGCCCTTAGAACCATCCTCCACGCTTCGTTCTAAATCCAAAACTTCCGAATAAAATTCGCTGCATATGGGCGAAGTAAAGATACTCGGAAGCACACCATCCCGTAGTCTAAAATAGCAGGAGTTGATCACTTTTAATTTTATCTAACGAATCTAGCTTACCCTTGTCGAGAATGTGAAGGATTTTTGTACGCTAGCGACTGGAAGTAATCGGAACATAATAAACGATGTTTTACATATTCAATTCCTTCGAGATTGAACCGTTCCAACAATTCTTCCGAGCAACAAAGTTGCACCCAAAGCGCACAGCTGAAAACAAGCCTATTGTATTTTGGACCATTAGAAAAACTATATATAAATTACATACATTTGTGGATTGCGTGGAAACCGGAAAAACGATTTTCCAATTGTTGCACCTTCTCTGTTTTGACACATCACAAACTCGCACCGGCGACCCATTTTTACAAAGTTATTTACCCGACTACTACGTGAAAGCTTATAAGAATGCGCCGTAGCGCCACCACACTAAGTGTGGCGTTCCTGCACACtaacatattttaaaaattactgttttcaacgtGGGCGATGGTGAATTctagagtgttatgtctgtttgtctgtgatatgacttccaacaaggtaatacaatttttctctaattGTAACGTAACACTAATCAAAGTATATATGGCTTCCAAAGTGATTGATAGCGTGTGTAACttaaataaatgtcttttttgataattttttttgataatttttttcgattattttagaaattaatcgGTTATTCGCGTTAATCGAGTGCAGAAATAAGACATCACTattcgcgaacgaatggccccATCTCTGCTCaacacaattttttcaaaagtGGTTTGGCATCTCGGATTTTTAGTGGATGTGTGAAAAGCGGGTATGACGAAAGTTAGATTGTCAAAAacctattttgtttgttttgttgccATGCCACATTTGTCACATAGTTGTCATCTGGTCGTCGTGCTAAACACGTTTTCGTCGATGTTTTGTATTTCCCAACGTTTCcataaataattacaaaactatTAAATATTTTCGTTCAACATGTACAGTTCAGATAGTGAAAACGATAACCTTACCGATTTGGAGCAGGAAGATCAAATGGAAGCCGGCTCCAGTACGGATGATCAACAGAATGGTGCCGGCGACAATGATCCAAGTGATAGTGATGAAGAAATAGCCGGGAAAGCTGAGTCTGATGAGAAATCTGTTACTTGGGAAGAAATGGTAAgttgtttttaagtttttttaagAGACCACACAATGATATCGGTTAATTTCAGGGTTTGATTGATACCTTATGCGAGGCATGTCGGGCGCTGAAGTGGAAGGTCCCATCAAAAATTCAGCGCGAAGCAATTCCATTGGCTTTACAGGGAAAAGACATTATCGGACTGGCAGAAACTGGTTCAGGCAAAACCGGAGCGTTTGCATTACCTATCTTGCAGGCTCTGTTAGATAATCCACAACGATACTTTGCAGTTGTTTTAACACCAACTCGTGAGTTGGCTTATCAGATATCAGAGCAATTTGAGGCACTTGGTGTGTCCATAGGAGTCAAATGTTGTGTAGTCGTCGGTGGCATGGATATGGTTTCACAAGCCCTTCAGTTGGCCAGAAAGCCCCACATTATTATCGCTACGCCCGGTCGGTTGGTAGATCATTTGGAAAATACGAAAGGATTCAATCTGAAGGCAGTCAAGTACTTGGTCATGGACGAAGCTGACAGAATTTTGAATTTGGACTTCGAGGTTGAGCTGGATAAGATTCTAAAGGTTATTCCACGGGAGAGAAGAACGTTCTTGTTTAGCGCCACAATGAcaaaaaaggtgaaaaaactGGAGAGGGCATCACTTAGAGATCCAGTAAAAGTGGAAGTTTCAAGCAAGTATCAAACAGTGGATAAACTTCTGCAGTACTATATTTTCATTCCGGCCAAATATAAAGATGTTTATCTGGTTCACAT encodes:
- the LOC131679289 gene encoding ATP-dependent RNA helicase DDX47, translated to MYSSDSENDNLTDLEQEDQMEAGSSTDDQQNGAGDNDPSDSDEEIAGKAESDEKSVTWEEMGLIDTLCEACRALKWKVPSKIQREAIPLALQGKDIIGLAETGSGKTGAFALPILQALLDNPQRYFAVVLTPTRELAYQISEQFEALGVSIGVKCCVVVGGMDMVSQALQLARKPHIIIATPGRLVDHLENTKGFNLKAVKYLVMDEADRILNLDFEVELDKILKVIPRERRTFLFSATMTKKVKKLERASLRDPVKVEVSSKYQTVDKLLQYYIFIPAKYKDVYLVHILNELAGNSFMIFCSTCNNTVRTALMLRALGLAAVPLHGQMSQNNRLAALNKFKGKNRQILISTDVASRGLDIPHVDVVLNFDIPTHSKDYIHRVGRTARAGRAGKAVTFVTQYDVELYQRIEHLLGKKLPQFKCEEDEVMALQERVSEAQRTARLELKDIEDRKGSKRKNRGRGDDSDDDDTEQFNGARKRIKQGGKGKGKFKK